The sequence GAAAACATGCATATCTAGACACGGTTACCACCCTGGTGTGAAGCGTCACCAGACTGGATCGTGCCTGAatgtacaccagggggtaaatgtaaaaagctgagagttttccggtgggtttgaaaaaacaatcagattctagctatcatttatttagtacattctacaaaatgatagctagaatctgattggcaacatctccacttttcaaactctcagcttgatacatttacccccaggatggAGAAAGCTGAAAAGAGATGGCTTATTCTGCATAACATGATAATGTATACAACATAGACCAGAAGGAGTCCGCATATAAGATAGGACATTTTACATCATGATAAAGTTAAAAGATTTGTTTTTACTATTAGTGTGGATGACAGATGTAACTAGATAGCAGCTTTGTTCTGTCCTCCTTTAGTAACATAAGGTGAAAGTGACATTTTAGTATTTATCAACACTGTATAACTAATACATTAGGTAAGGCTGATAATTGGAACACAATGGGCGTTTATGGATTCCTAAGGCATTGCAAAAGTTCTGGATTTCCCATTGGGATGTCATGAAGCTAATTGTATGCTCATTGCATCTGTGTTTTTGAAAATTTGTGTGGATATGCAGAGCAAGATGACATCTTTTGGAGATGCATATTTTACTCCTTTGTTTGATGGACTGATCTGATAAATGTAGACCATGCAGGCCAGTcttagagatgtggcttgattAAGCATAGGCAGCACTAAAAATAAGGATGTTAAAATGTACTACTGGTGGGATAGATTTTAAGTCATACACAATGCCATAATTTTGAATGAACCGAATGTGTGTGCTCAAATTTTATAGAATTCTCCCCAAAGTGTCAAGTCTCAGCTGATTGGAAAATCTGTGGTCAGCTGAGATCTGCCACATAGCATCGCCTCTCACTTCACTTGGGGGACTAAGGAACACATTGCTAGGTGAAAGTGCCTAATTTGAGTATCCAGCAAACGGTTCTTCTTTAATGGCCTTTCTGAGCATGACTATATGGCTTCCCAAATTCTTACAAAGCAAAGACCACTAACATGTTTCCATAATTGTCTAAAAATAATAAAGCTTGTTTACGATGGGCAGACACAGTGGAAAACCCAAATGCCCATTATTTCACCAATTGGAGACTTGCAAATCTAGCATGTTGGTCAGTGCAAACGGCTAGACTTCATACAGTGTGAAAACACAAAGCAAGAAAGACAAGTACAAACCTCATATTTAAAAGAGCACAAATATAAATTTGTCACAAGCAATGTCTGATCTACTTAAAAAAACTAAGCCCATAAAATActttaattcatattttttttattacaaaaatatatttttacataaaaaatacTGCAGAAATGTTTAACaacaatgacaatttgcaatatATGTTGCAAAATAGAAATTTAGATGAGAGCAAAAACatgaacacattttaaaagaggTATATTTGCTTTTTATAAATAGAATATTTTACTTCCCTTTgtcatgaaaaataagataagcaCCTTACCATGAATTATCATATATTacaacacttttttatttaattaaaattagaaatattttttttttttttttttttttattctaatggTTATAAATGGTATTGGAATTTGTCAGATCTCTACAGGACTAAGAGGAAACACTTTGCACAATGTAACAATGTAGAAAAATAACAGTAATTCCTAGATcttacttttattttctaaatatagtTGGCAGTACCTCTCTGATAATAATCTTTGGAAAGACGAAATATACTATGTGGTGTGTATATGATAAATGGTTTAAGGATGGCAAATCCATCTCCCCTACCCATTTGTAGGAGCACAAGATATGATGTTGTCATTCACAGTATGCCCCAGGGACTAATGTATATAAACATGGTATCAATAAAGTTGTTGACAGACTGTGATGCTATCTGTAtaactttattaaataatatctgtatgaaCAGTGATTTCTGATGTCTTCACTTACAATCAGTGAGTTCTGATATCatctctttcagtgttcattaggaaaacatgTGTATTGTAATGAACAATTCACCCCTAATGTAAATTAGTACAGATATGATTAAAGTCACCTTAGAGATGTaaaaactataaaaacatatcATCATATATTACTGACACAGTCAGTTAGATTATTAAattgtgtatttataaataaGAAGGCATTGTTAGATGCTCTGGGAGAACAGACTGTTGACAAACAGACACAaagggggcaattcaattagATGATTTCACATCTTGCATCTTTTTAcctctcatgattcaattttcttATATTGCATGCATTCACGTGTAAAAAGGGTTATACTTAGAAACCACCTTTCTCTTCTATTCAAATGTCTTGGCGGGTACAGAGTATATGAAATGCACctgctattattttatattttaatatgcttAATGATAATAAATCAGAAAaataccatcaacatttattttaatgatatttCACTATTTCGGATTTTGTTTATCATCATAATTTTTATCACAGCAAAAAAGTATAATTATTTTACTGGTGCTTATTGCTCAGATAAATTACTTATCGgtgtgatttattattatttttttgtcatgGCAACTTAGTGATATCCAGCCGCTTAGGTGATAAATATCCACACTTACTTATCGCTCTCTAGATTCCATTCAGCCCTACTGAGCACGAGCACAGGGGTGTGTACCAATACTCTTATggaaaaaacagccccacaccccccaaatgtgttatatatacataatatatatatatatatatatatatatatatatatatatttctatatatataatatgtatatattggcAGGAATTAGCAGGCAATCAATACCcttgaaaaacacatttattaattactttattttatattatatatcttgtttgaatatatatatatatatatatatatatatatatatatatatatataatcaaagaagatatataatataaaatacagtaataaataaattgGTTGTCAAGGGCATTGACTGCTTTGATTGAATTATGTGATAAATTCAGTGTGAACACTGGTGGCAGGGGGATAGAAAATACACTAttcacagctaattgaattgCTCCCAAAAACTATAAAACAGCAGTGATGATTtgtcacaaaaataaatatatatgtaactgAGACAGCATTAAAACATGCAGTTTGTGTAAACATTAAAGTCTTTACTGTCCCCACTGTGTGTAGATTTGGGGATATGCAGCATCAAACACTAAAAATAATCAACATGATCAATTTCAGTCTCCCAAATTCTTGAAGATATATTTCACATTCAATAGAATGATCTTCAATTATTTCCCACAAGCTGGGAAGAcactagaacatacttgccaactctcccggaatgtccgggagacttccgaaattcggttcagtctcctgggctcccgggctcgttggcatttctcccgcatcctggatttcacgagaatcgcgtcaaatgacgcgattctcgatGATtaacgccattttggagggcgggagggggcaggacgagctcaatcgcgtcattttggccccgccccccgcaacgtaaattacgttttcgtgggggcgggaccaaaattacacgtttggcctcgtcctgccccctcccgccctccagtcacgccccccctcccggaaacttgtttccgagagttggcaagtatgcactagaatctgtctatatatatttatacttcatTGATCATAATTCTCTTGATTATGCCAACAGATGGATATTTCATGATTACATCTTTTCAAATTGTATAAGGAGTTAACAAGCCCCCACACATTGTTTGTAAAATACACtactaacactttttttttcttttaaacaacacatacacattcacacacacatatataataaactCTATTTCTTCCTGGACATTAGATATTCCTCAATGTAATCAATAAAGATATCAAATTCTCCAACTGCCTTATAGATTCCTTGGTCCTTTAactgaaaatgaaagaaaatacatgCATTTATTATATTGCTGTGTTTCCATTCATTATTGACCAGATTAAGACAGATTTGACTATAGTCACAGGGATTTATATACAAGCCCCTAACCCATCAGTTTCATCATTTCACCAAGCTGATGCTTGGCTGATGTTAATCACAATTTgatatataaacatacaacagtccattcctgtttctacagacatttTTGTCTAATACTAAATTGATTTGTTTTTACAATTTGTGCTGGCAGCATCACTGAAGTAAACGAAATGTGTTCCctaagtatatatgtgtgtacagtcTTTATTTAGAAAGGCTGGCTAGCTGTTTGGATTCCTATATACGATCTTTACTGTTGCCAAGTTGGCAGAGGTTCAGTTAGGAAACATATTAGTTGGATGGACTAAGGTTATGTTGCCTAAGACACTGTGTAGTTCTGCAATGTTATACAACAGGAAATGCAGCTTCTTACACTCTTATATTTGAATGGACATGCCCTTTCCCCTTTGGACTACTTAATATGACTAATATTATGTACTATTGTTTAGTCAATACTAAACAGATATGGACAACAGAAGACACATACCTTACTATAGGTTTCCTTGATCTGTTTGATGGCCTTGCTTTTTCTATCACATGGAAGAAAATGTTGCTGTGAAAGAAACAAGagataaacaattattattattattactattattattattatttatttatttatataaacaatgtaaGCCGAGGTGCATAGAGGGCTACAGCAGTATGAAATCATACTTGGCTTTCTTGCTAGCATGAGGTAAAAATCCAGTATTGCCAAGAATATTTATTATTGAACGTAATGTGTGACTGGATGTAGAGTTTtattgtggcttaatatgataTGCCAGCTTATTACACATGTGATATTTGTCCTCTTCCATTGCCTGTGGTAAATGTgtcttatttatataataactCCATATGTTGCTTCAGTGCTTGAGCCTTGATTAGATCAGAGTACAATTGCGGCAAGGCAGATTATCCTTGGAATGACAGATTGCAGTTGACCTACAGATACAAAGGTATCTTGCCCACTTTTTATAACATTGTCGCACAACAATTACCACACAGCGGAGCATATTCAATTCCCGGCGGTTTCCGCCACCGcaaaactattaccagtattacggtaatagtaagccagatttcagctcgcggctccttgagctgcgagctgaaatccagcgagaaaagtaccgtaacaccggtatttacatgcactattactgtaatgacggtaatagtgtgcacggcgcgttaattttggctataatgccaacaattgaatatgcccccgcGTGTCTTGTTAAATAAGTGTGGCATTGTAATAAAGATAGAAAAGGGATATTACAGACCATATACCTTAATTCATATTTATCAAAAGGCATTTGGAGTATTGCTATGGACTATAAAATAGCACGATGTGTAACTTACAATAATTTTAAGAAAACTATGTTTTTGTACTGCGTAGATAAGTGTGGGGCACATCTTTCTCAGGTCTTGACATGTGTTGGTTACCAATGaatatatttggaaataaaaaggtcaATACTCTATATAAGTACAGTATGCTTCACATTCAGCTCTATAACACAATACTTACACAGCGTTTCATTGTCTGTTTCAGGTCTATCAACTTGTCCTTCATAAAATGAACATTTGTTTTAATGGCGTTACTATCTCCCTTGGCATGTGGTAGCACATCATCCAGGTAAAAACGAATCATTTCTGATACAGACTGGCATCCAATTGAACTCTGTAGGAGCAATGAGAGTATATCAGTGGAAAATATGCTTTGAC is a genomic window of Mixophyes fleayi isolate aMixFle1 chromosome 2, aMixFle1.hap1, whole genome shotgun sequence containing:
- the IL10 gene encoding interleukin-10, with product MIKMNYFPWFLLLTFACCKKVTCQSGDAEGNCKRIINIFPAKLKDLRTTFQKVRDYFQMKDNALETILLEKDLLQDFKSSIGCQSVSEMIRFYLDDVLPHAKGDSNAIKTNVHFMKDKLIDLKQTMKRCQHFLPCDRKSKAIKQIKETYSKLKDQGIYKAVGEFDIFIDYIEEYLMSRKK